The DNA region aattaaaaatgattagtaaaaaaataaaatcacctagtcctaaaaaaacaatagttgatactgataaattagaagatgaaaaaccaaaaatcatttctaaaaaaattgaatcacctagtcctaaaaaaaaattagctgattttaataaaaaaaatgatgagatTGCTAAAAATCAAGCTCTTCTTGCtgctaaattaaattcaagttcAGAAAAAGGCAAAATAGATACtgagaatgatgatgatgatgaagaagacgATGTTGatggtgaagaaaaaaattcatctaatGATTCTGATGTAGAGTTGGAAGAAGAAAAGCATCATAcatcaaatttaaaagttgatgAAGTTGATCAagttgatgaagatgatgattatgaGAATGAAGaggaagatgaagaagaagatgataaaaaaagatcTCCAATTAAAAATCAGCCAAATAAGCCAGCTAAAAAAGATATGCTTtcaagtgatgatgatgatgagccACAAATACCTAAAAAATCACCAGCAAAAACtccaaaaattataaaaacaactacagataatatttcttcatccaaaaaaagtgataataaaattaaagtaacTAAAAAAACACCAAAAAGTTCATCAGTATtaacaaaagaagaaaaaattaatgagaatggtaaagataatgatgatgatgatatagtTCAACAAgatatggaaaaaattaaaaagaagttatttaaaaaacaaaaaagtcaagaagtgacaaaaacatttgttgataaatccaCTCAAACAATTGAGTCATCATTGAAATCTAAAAAATCAACCAAAAACAATGCTGATGGTGATAATACAAGTGTTGTTAAAACAGCACAAGCTAAGAAAacaaacatcaaaaaaaataacactgaTGAAGTAgtagaagatgaaaaaaaaaatgttgttagTGATGAGGAGatagaaaaactaaaaaatatgaaaattaaattagtacACGAACCACCAAGTCAGCATCTTATAGAAAATAATCCTGCTAATCATCAATCATCACCAGTTGAACGTGAAGAATttgagaaatttattaaaattaaaaaaggctTTTACAACAATGAAGAAGATcatttgataacaaaaaattggAATGAATTTTGTATagtaagtatttttatttaaacaaaaaataaaaaaaaaaaatagctaaatacttatttatttataaaattgtttaatttatttaatttatttacagctTCATGACTGggacaaaaaaaatgtggaGCCATTTATAAATCTCCGCcatggtaaaaaatattatatcccAGATGCTGGTgagagaaaaaatttctttaggTTTTTGGGAAATGGTCTAGATAACAGGCCACTTAGCAGTATATTTACTCGTTTTTCAAACTTATACAGCACCAAAAAAACTCAAAggtaaaataacaattgtataaaaaaaaaaaatgaaacaatattattattgattaattaaataattaactaatttttaaattattttttgttacagaTTTACTATTATTGAAGATGATTATATTACTAAATATTTGTTGGATCATAAAGATGATAATAAGCAACAAATATTTGCACATCTTACAGCAAAATTAAATCGTCCAAGGGATGCAATTGCACGTCGTATTAGAATGCTTCAAGCTCGTGGTAATAAGccaaaaacaaatgaaaaaaaaaatacatcaagtgCCATAAAagatgatgttaaaaaatcatcagatGAACAAATTGAATCACCTAAAGAACAACATGAATCATCAGAAGAACAACATGAATCATCAGAAGAAGAACAACATCAATCATCAGAAGAACAAAATCAATCATCAGAAGAACAACATCAATCATCAGACGAACAACATGAATCATCAGAAGAAGaacaaaaatcatcatcagaaGACGAAAATGATtcagattaaaataaaaaaaaaaaaaagataatgaataacttaacattttaaaaataattttaatgacatCAAAAcgtattgttattaattaagtaatatgtttttttaatttttttttacagtatatatacctatatcattttttaattatattaaattgtggtaaattaaaacatataactgttaattatttttataaaaatatcttattgaaaaaagtaaagaatgacaaataaatggtccaataattttaataaatatattgttgttttaatcttatttattattttatcattattattttaaatcatcatcattttgcTTTCATGAAAatagtcataaaaaaaaatgtagcgaCTGATAGcgacaaaattaaattgttttgtaaCCTCAAAATATGTCACATGAAAAGTTCCATGCATGCATTtgataaacaacaaataatttgataaacaattatcaataaacgtaatttttttattagtaaattaaaaaaacaatggataaaaataaagagagtaataatgaaaataaagctggaaaatcaaagaaattaaaaagacCATTAAATGatgtagaaaataataatatagaaaaatcaaaaaaaagtaaaaaacaaattgatttaccagttgaaaataaaaataataatgatgttaataataaaacaaactgGTATGTaacattaaatacaaaaaatattgatgatataaaacaagaaacaattgatttatctgaaaatgaaaataacggTTCAATCGAAATTAGTGATGCTGTAAattatgaagaaaataatttaacaaataatacaaataacaatgatacatctaaaaaaaatgaaaaacatttaCCAGATATTGAAAGTGATGATTCAATAACACTTCGTGTTGATGAAACTGTTAATTCtccacaaaaaaattcaacaaataattcaaatataaatgacTTGACATCTAAAAATAGTGAAAGTGATGTAAACAATGATGCTGaaacaataaacaatgataatattgataataaaaaatttaaaaaaattccactTAGTAAGGaatttatatcatcatcatcatcatcatcatcatcatcatctgatgatgatgaaagtacagataaaaaagatgaaaaaagtataaaaaaagaatcaataGATACTGAAGATTCATCAGATCAAGAGagtgataattataaattaattagtcagTCAGTTCAGACAGAATTTAGCTCTGATGATtctgataatgatgaaaatcaaaatacatattttatacCTGAAAAAATACGTTCAAAATCATTTGGTTTAGGTAAAACTAAAATTCCAGAACCAGCAATTGCTGATGTATCAtatagtgatgatgatgatcttgATAAGGATAGTAAAGTTTGTGAATTGTCTAAAGAAGATGCaatgaagctaaaaaaaatgcaaataaaattaGCTCATGAACCACCAATTCAACATTGTATTGAAAAACATGCTGGATCAACAACATTAACACCAACTGAACGtgaagaatttaataaatatgcaaAACTTAAACGAGGATCATTTGTACCTGAAGAAGATgatatactga from Aphidius gifuensis isolate YNYX2018 linkage group LG5, ASM1490517v1, whole genome shotgun sequence includes:
- the LOC122856873 gene encoding GATA zinc finger domain-containing protein 24-like, which translates into the protein NDVNNKTNWYVTLNTKNIDDIKQETIDLSENENNGSIEISDAVNYEENNLTNNTNNNDTSKKNEKHLPDIESDDSITLRVDETVNSPQKNSTNNSNINDLTSKNSESDVNNDAETINNDNIDNKKFKKIPLSKEFISSSSSSSSSSSDDDESTDKKDEKSIKKESIDTEDSSDQESDNYKLISQSVQTEFSSDDSDNDENQNTYFIPEKIRSKSFGLGKTKIPEPAIADVSYSDDDDLDKDSKVCELSKEDAMKLKKMQIKLAHEPPIQHCIEKHAGSTTLTPTEREEFNKYAKLKRGSFVPEEDDILKKNWQDFCSLNDWDENIVKPFLQLRHNYGYYISTVGERKKFLRFLGRGLNNRSLYSIFRRFKVLYETKKVARYSSQEDAFIIKCLKNSTKKNLCSMIASELKRSNQSVWRRIKVLQAKDDKLLKRKSNKSNEKK
- the LOC122856837 gene encoding glutamic acid-rich protein-like, translating into MLSSDDDDEPQIPKKSPAKTPKIIKTTTDNISSSKKSDNKIKVTKKTPKSSSVLTKEEKINENGKDNDDDDIVQQDMEKIKKKLFKKQKSQEVTKTFVDKSTQTIESSLKSKKSTKNNADGDNTSVVKTAQAKKTNIKKNNTDEVVEDEKKNVVSDEEIEKLKNMKIKLVHEPPSQHLIENNPANHQSSPVEREEFEKFIKIKKGFYNNEEDHLITKNWNEFCILHDWDKKNVEPFINLRHGKKYYIPDAGERKNFFRFLGNGLDNRPLSSIFTRFSNLYSTKKTQRFTIIEDDYITKYLLDHKDDNKQQIFAHLTAKLNRPRDAIARRIRMLQARGNKPKTNEKKNTSSAIKDDVKKSSDEQIESPKEQHESSEEQHESSEEEQHQSSEEQNQSSEEQHQSSDEQHESSEEEQKSSSEDENDSD